AAAAAGCAGGATTTCATTTCAATATTACTGAGGCTGAGCAGATACGATTGATTCAGCTTTACTCCGTGTGCCTTCGTGTCCTCCGTGGATATTTTTGGATTTGGGAGGGATACGGAGGGACACGGTTTGACGACCGCCGCAACCCCGATCGCTCCCCCGCCATCCACCGTCGCCGGTCCAAACAACTTCCGCCGGCTCGCGTTCTTCAGCATTCCGGCAACTCGTTCGAGGACTCCGTCCGGGCGGGTAAAGCCGGAGGAACGTTGGGGGCAGGGTGCGACCGATCGGGTCGGCGGTCTCATGCCGGCAGCCGGGCGGCGGGGATTCCGCACCCACCGGCGGACCCCGGAACCGCTGCGCCCTTCACCCCCTAGGGCCGTTTCAGATAAACGGTCAGGATTCCCGGAGACTGCGCGGGGGAGAGGACGATGCGATAATCGCCCGGTTCAAGCCAAGTCTCGATCATCGGAACGTCCCGGCGGGCCGAATATCCCTCCGCGTGAAAGATCGGGAATTCCAATCCATCGGGGCCGAGCAGACGCACGTCCAGGGATTCCGTGCGGACGTCCTCGAGCAGAAAGATAATTCCCACCTCCGCCGCGTCGTCGAGGGTGAACGAATATACCGCTTCCCCGTCGAGCGCCTTGGCGGACAAATCGATCCGCTCGACCGGCTGGTACCCGGCCGGCGGCCGGTACGGCTCCTCCTCCGCGGAGGAGGCGGCGAACCCGTTGGCGGCGAAGGCCTACAGAAGCGAGATCGAGAAAACCGCGGCCGCCGCGATCAGCGTCTTGGTTTCCGCGGGGGACGCCGCAAACCGATCGATGCCGCGGAAGCGTTCGATTTCCGGCCGGATCCCCTCGATCCTCTTCCAGAACACGAGCCAGCCGCCGGCGAAGAGGATGCCGGCGGCGGCGGAAACTGCGGCGGGATGGATTCCCGAGCGGACGACGAACTCGATCGAATCGTCGTGGATCGAGGCGCCGGCGGCATGCAGCAGCGGCAGGACGATCCATGCCAACAGGGGGCTGAGGAACATGACGGCGGAGAATGACTTGAGAATCTCGAGGAGATGGTTACCACGCCTGGGCGCAAGGAGGATGAAGACGACCCAAACCACGATGGGCAGGGAAACGCCGGCCGCGGAGTTAGCGACCGCCTGGAATTGGGTGAAGGAGCCCTCGATCCCCACGTGCGCGCCGAGGGTGAAGAAGTTGAGGTCGAAGGCGGTGACGGCGTTGCCGGACAGCAGCGCCGCAACCGCGTGTCCGCCTTCGTGCAAGAAAGTGTACAGATAGATCACAAACAGGAATGCCAGCAGGAGCAATACCCCGCCGGACGGTCGGCAATATCCCCTTGGTCATGATTGCGAATCCACCTTGGCGACGAACGGCCCGGCACTCGCCGGCTTCGGATTCTTCGGACGCCGGCGCTCCGTGCCCGCAGGGCGTCCGCGGCCCTCTACCCCGCCGCGGGCTTGGGCGCCTCCAAAATCCGATCCGCGGCCAGGACCATGAACATGCAGGCGGCGTCGGGGATGTATTCCCGCTCCTGCCAGAGGAACGGCCAATGCTTATCCTCCGGCAGATCGGGGCGGACGAGGTTGACGGCGTTCCAGAATGTCCCGCCGGGGATGTAGCTCCAATCCGCCGTCGAATTACCGGTGATGTCTTTTCGCAACGTAGAAGCCGGCGCAAGAAATCCGTTGCCCAGCAACACGGCATACACGATTCAACCCAATTTACTTCCGGCTTTTTCCCATTCGGCGATCTCCCTGGCCAACAATTCCTTCAGTTCCGCAAGTCGATTGACTTGAGTCTTGGCAAAATTCCGCGTCTCGGTCACCGTATAGTCATATTCGGAATAGGATGGGCTGACCCATTCCACTCCATCCCGAAGGGTATCCGCGGCGGCAAGGTAGGCCGTTAAGGCGCCATCCATTGTTTCCCATACCCGGTTCATGTTCGCCAGCACCGCTCGCGCAGCTTCCAGGTCCAGATGAATGGGTGTGGACATTTTTCGGTCTCCTCTTCCGTCCAGCGCGGATTAGATTGAATCATCCCCGAATTTTTCGGTCATCCTCTCCCACTTGTGCGCCTCCGCAGCCAAGCGTTTCTGCAGATTGGCAAAGTCGCTGACCATCGCGTTGATCCTTGGCTCCAACACTTCCCACAACCCGGCGAACTCGTCTCGCGCGGGCCCGGTCCATCCTCCTTCGTATAGGAAAGGATGGATGCTACCCCGCAGATCTTGGCTGGCGATTCTTGCTTTTTCCATTTCTTCAAACATGGAAACACAAGCCATTCTCGCCGTCGCGAGATTTAAATGACGAATTTCATTCATTTTCGAAGCCTCCTGGTCTGTGAAGGATCATAAGGAACGGGACGCATCAGCCGACTCCCGCGATGATATAGTTCCCATCAAAAAGATCGGTTTGGTATTTGACGTACAAGGGAGTTGCCGTCTCGGGCAGAATAAAGCAGATCCATCCTTTCACCGTTTCGCCGATTTTTAGTTTTGCGGGCTCCATCCTCCCATCCCGTCCGTCGCCCTCCTCGAGATGAACAAAACCGGCCGAATCGACGAGGGTGGCGAGTCCCGAACTCACCCTCAATTCCTCGGATTGATCAACGTTGGCCAGCAGCACTTCAATCGCCGCCATTCGATAACCGTCTTTTATCTTCAAATAATTCGCCGGGGTGGCGGGGTCTAAAACTTGCGTCACCGCCATCGAGTAGCCATATTGCTCCACGACGTCGCCTCTCCCTGACTCTGGGATGGCCGGCAATATGGAGACGGTAACGGGGTCCCAATTCAAAGGGGCCGGCGCCAAACTCGCAGTAAGATACACACCGACCATTGACATCACTTCGTATGCCAACGTGGCGGGGCGGGCGTTTTCGGGAATTATGAAACCGACTGCCCCCCCGATCCGCTCGCCAGGAAGAAGATCCGCGGAGGGCAATTGACCTTCAATTCCGACGAGCCTCGCGGGATAGACAATGCCTTCGGCATCCTCCAGGGACGCGTTCAGCGGATTCGACGACAGCATTTCCCCGGAAATATTTCCCAATATTACCTCGACGGTTATTAGCTTGTATCCCGGTTCCGGGGTGGTGAAGTATGCGGGGGCGGCAGGATCGGCGACGCTCACCGCGATAAGATAATAGCCGCTTTGTACAAACGCATCGCCGAGATAGGCTGCAGCCGGAGATTTTTCCGCGGGGTCCTGGAGAACGGGCGAATTGGTCAAGGTCCGTTCCGCAACGGATCCAGATAGAGGATTGTTGACCTTGGTCAATCCGCCGGCGAGGACCGAGTCGCATGCCAGGGAACCTCCAATGATCAGGATGCCAAAAAACCATATTTTTGAAAATCCGTTTTTTCTCATATTCCGACCTCCGGCAGGGTAAATATCATTGCCTGACATTGCCGGGCATCGATTCGTTCCTTTGATCGCAAACTCACCCTTCCCGTGCTGCGGGGACGGGAGAATCGATTGGAAAACATGTTGAGAAGCTTACAGGAAGTTTTTAATCGAAGCAAGGGAATTCGATGCGACCTTTTTTCGAGAGGCGATACTCAGGACCGCGCTCCCGCGTTCGCATCGTCACCCGTTCTCCGCAGCCTCCAGCATCCGGTCCGCGGCGAGAACCATGAACATGAACATGCAGGCGGCGTCGGTGATGTATTCCCGCTCCTGCCAGAGGAACGGCCAATGCTTATCCTCCGGCAGATCGGGGCGGACCAGGTTGACGGCGTTCCAGAACGTCCCGCCGGGGATGTAGCTCCAATCGGCGCGGTTGAATCCGTAGGCGGTGGTGGGCGAGTTCAGGCCCACGCCGGAAACCAGGCTGTTGGTCGTCTTCCCGGGGCGGCATCCCAGCAGATAGGTCAGCACGTGGAACATGGGCTCGATCGAAAACAGGTCCGGCCAGCCCTTGTGCAGGAAGTAGTGCTTCATTCCGACGATCTCCGTATGCGCCAGCGGGCTGCCGAAGGGGCTCTCCGCCATCCTCGCCTCCAACTGCCCGCGGTAGGCGCTTGCCGCCGCAAATACCTGCTCCTGGAATTCCGGACATTCAAGCTTCGGCAGCACTCGGCCGAGGGCCCAACCCGAACTGCCGAAATGCTTGCGGACCGCATCCCCCATCGCGCAGAGCTCCCCCCGGTATTCGTCCTTGCCCGTCGTCAGAAATAATTCCGCCAGGGCATGGATCTTCAGGCTGCCGACGCTGCCTCTGTGCCCGTAGGCATAGGCCATTCCCGGGACTTCGTCGGGATAATGCTTGTTCGCCGCCCACAATTCCTCGGACGCCTTCAGGCATTCCGCAGCCAGCGGGCCGTCGTAGCCCT
This region of Anaerolineales bacterium genomic DNA includes:
- a CDS encoding M50 family metallopeptidase, whose amino-acid sequence is MLLLAFLFVIYLYTFLHEGGHAVAALLSGNAVTAFDLNFFTLGAHVGIEGSFTQFQAVANSAAGVSLPIVVWVVFILLAPRRGNHLLEILKSFSAVMFLSPLLAWIVLPLLHAAGASIHDDSIEFVVRSGIHPAAVSAAAGILFAGGWLVFWKRIEGIRPEIERFRGIDRFAASPAETKTLIAAAAVFSISLL
- a CDS encoding DUF4352 domain-containing protein, with product MRKNGFSKIWFFGILIIGGSLACDSVLAGGLTKVNNPLSGSVAERTLTNSPVLQDPAEKSPAAAYLGDAFVQSGYYLIAVSVADPAAPAYFTTPEPGYKLITVEVILGNISGEMLSSNPLNASLEDAEGIVYPARLVGIEGQLPSADLLPGERIGGAVGFIIPENARPATLAYEVMSMVGVYLTASLAPAPLNWDPVTVSILPAIPESGRGDVVEQYGYSMAVTQVLDPATPANYLKIKDGYRMAAIEVLLANVDQSEELRVSSGLATLVDSAGFVHLEEGDGRDGRMEPAKLKIGETVKGWICFILPETATPLYVKYQTDLFDGNYIIAGVG